From the genome of Deltaproteobacteria bacterium HGW-Deltaproteobacteria-18, one region includes:
- a CDS encoding DUF2157 domain-containing protein translates to MDVGRSRLRQAVEKGILDAGQAERLWEFLEASAMDTPGFRFTHILYYLGGLMAIGAMSLFMTLGWESFGGWGLFGIAVVYALAGLLLTENFLHKRRLPIPAGIIAAFVVALTPLAIYGFQEAMGWWADGRVYRDYHVYIDWRWIFMELGTLAAGAIMLWRYRLPFLVMPVAATLWYMSMDLAPFIFGQADVTWELRKLVSLWSGVVITLVALWIDIRTRGEKDFAFWLYIFGVTAFWGGLSLMRSDSELNKFLYFCINMLLIFCGAALRRRVFAVFGGLGAAGYLGYLSWNVFKDSLLFPFVLTLIGLGVIWMGIIWQRNEKAIAQKLRGFLPLPLRDLVDRRG, encoded by the coding sequence ATGGACGTTGGCAGGAGCAGGCTGCGACAGGCGGTGGAAAAGGGCATTCTTGACGCCGGACAGGCGGAGCGGCTGTGGGAGTTTCTGGAGGCTTCGGCCATGGATACGCCTGGCTTCCGCTTCACACATATCCTCTATTATCTGGGCGGCCTCATGGCCATTGGCGCCATGAGCCTGTTCATGACCCTGGGATGGGAGTCGTTCGGGGGATGGGGGCTCTTTGGCATTGCCGTGGTCTACGCTTTGGCCGGGCTTTTGCTCACCGAAAATTTTCTGCACAAGCGCCGCTTGCCCATCCCGGCCGGGATCATCGCTGCCTTTGTCGTGGCCCTGACTCCGCTGGCGATCTATGGCTTCCAGGAAGCCATGGGCTGGTGGGCCGATGGACGGGTTTACCGCGACTACCATGTCTATATCGACTGGCGCTGGATTTTCATGGAGCTTGGCACCCTGGCCGCCGGGGCGATCATGCTCTGGCGCTACCGGTTGCCGTTTCTGGTCATGCCTGTGGCTGCGACGCTGTGGTACATGAGCATGGATCTGGCGCCCTTCATCTTCGGTCAGGCCGACGTCACCTGGGAGCTGCGCAAGCTCGTTTCGCTCTGGTCCGGCGTGGTCATCACCCTTGTCGCCCTGTGGATCGACATCCGCACCAGGGGTGAAAAAGACTTCGCCTTCTGGCTTTACATTTTCGGGGTCACTGCGTTCTGGGGCGGTCTTTCGCTGATGCGCTCCGACAGCGAGCTGAACAAGTTCCTCTATTTCTGCATCAACATGCTGCTTATCTTCTGCGGCGCAGCGTTGCGGCGCAGGGTTTTTGCCGTTTTCGGCGGCCTGGGCGCGGCGGGCTATCTGGGCTACCTGTCCTGGAACGTCTTCAAGGACAGCCTGCTCTTTCCTTTCGTACTGACCTTGATTGGGCTTGGCGTCATCTGGATGGGCATCATCTGGCAACGCAACGAGAAGGCCATTGCTCAGAAATTGCGCGGATTCCTGCCACTGCCGCTGCGGGATTTGGTGGACCGCCGAGGCTAG